Proteins encoded together in one Deinococcus hopiensis KR-140 window:
- a CDS encoding prolyl oligopeptidase family serine peptidase: protein MTSQPGSPLTYPDALRGEHVDVYTNASGSEVRVPDPYRWLEDPDAPETRAWVEAQNRVTEEVLARLPAREAYRGRLTELWNYAKSGTPWKRGARYFRQFNPGLLNQNVLEVADSPRGPWRTLLDANTLSEDGTVALMGNHISEDGERLAYSTQSGGSDWLTWRVRDVESGEDLPDRLEWSKFSGAAWHPDGSGFYYSAYSAPGEGEALTGSNRNQRLMFHRLGTEQTLDAVVMERPDQPDWGFGGSVTHDGRYLLIHVWMGTSPKNLLWVREIGSDGPFRELVSDFHAHYEVIGSDGPLLFVLTDDGAPRRRLLTWSLETGERREIVPEAGDALQEATLVPDGLLTLTLRNASHRLTLRARSGVPQREIGLPSLGSIVALSARPDSPEVFLGFTSFLHPTTPYALTLPDGTPEALAAPAVPFGADGYEVRQEFAQSRDGTRVPMFIVSRKGLGRDGANPTLLYGYGGFNISLTPAFSPSRLAWLERGGVFVYANLRGGGEYGEDWHQAGTLERKQNVFDDFISCAEHLIHTGITSPAHLGIQGGSNGGLLVGACMTQRPDLFAAAVPQVGVLDMLRYQHFTIGWAWASDYGRSDDPQMLETLLGYSPLHNLREGAAYPATLITTGDHDDRVVPAHSFKFAAELQRVHVGEAPVLIRIQTRAGHGAGMPTSLAIAEAADVWAFLEGRLKG from the coding sequence GTGACCTCACAACCCGGCTCCCCGCTGACCTACCCAGACGCCCTGCGCGGTGAACACGTGGACGTGTACACGAACGCGTCGGGCTCGGAAGTGCGCGTGCCCGATCCCTACCGCTGGCTCGAAGACCCCGACGCGCCCGAGACGCGCGCCTGGGTGGAGGCGCAGAACCGCGTGACGGAGGAAGTTCTCGCGCGCCTGCCTGCCCGTGAGGCCTACCGCGGGCGCCTGACCGAGCTGTGGAATTACGCCAAGTCAGGTACACCGTGGAAGCGCGGTGCGCGGTACTTCCGGCAGTTCAACCCGGGCCTGCTCAACCAGAACGTGCTGGAAGTGGCGGACAGCCCGCGCGGCCCCTGGCGCACCCTGCTGGACGCCAATACCCTCAGCGAAGACGGCACCGTGGCCCTGATGGGCAACCACATCAGCGAGGACGGCGAGCGGCTGGCCTACAGCACCCAGAGCGGCGGCAGCGACTGGCTGACCTGGCGGGTGCGCGACGTGGAGAGCGGCGAGGACCTCCCGGACCGCCTGGAGTGGAGCAAATTCAGCGGCGCGGCCTGGCATCCGGACGGCAGCGGCTTTTACTACAGCGCCTACAGTGCCCCCGGTGAGGGCGAGGCGCTGACGGGCAGCAACCGCAACCAGCGGCTGATGTTCCACCGTCTCGGCACCGAGCAGACGCTGGACGCGGTGGTGATGGAGCGCCCGGACCAGCCCGACTGGGGCTTTGGGGGCAGCGTTACGCACGATGGGCGCTACCTCCTCATTCATGTCTGGATGGGCACCAGCCCGAAGAACCTGCTGTGGGTGCGCGAGATCGGCTCAGACGGTCCCTTCCGCGAACTCGTGAGCGACTTTCACGCCCATTATGAGGTGATCGGGAGCGACGGCCCGCTGCTGTTCGTCCTGACCGACGACGGCGCGCCCCGCCGCCGCCTCCTGACCTGGAGTCTGGAGACGGGCGAGCGCCGGGAAATCGTGCCCGAGGCTGGAGACGCGCTGCAGGAGGCAACCCTCGTGCCGGACGGCTTGCTGACGCTGACGCTGAGGAACGCCAGCCACCGCCTCACCCTGCGGGCCCGCAGTGGCGTTCCTCAGCGCGAGATCGGGTTGCCCAGCCTCGGCTCCATCGTCGCCCTGAGCGCGCGCCCCGATAGCCCGGAGGTCTTTCTCGGCTTCACGTCCTTCCTGCACCCCACCACGCCCTACGCGCTGACCCTGCCGGACGGAACGCCCGAAGCGCTGGCCGCGCCCGCCGTGCCCTTCGGCGCGGACGGCTACGAGGTGAGGCAGGAATTCGCACAGAGCCGCGACGGTACGCGCGTGCCCATGTTCATCGTGTCGCGCAAGGGGCTGGGCAGAGACGGCGCGAACCCCACCCTGCTGTACGGCTACGGCGGCTTCAACATCAGCCTCACGCCCGCCTTTAGCCCCTCGCGGCTGGCGTGGCTGGAGCGCGGGGGCGTGTTCGTCTACGCCAATCTGCGCGGGGGCGGCGAGTACGGTGAGGACTGGCACCAGGCGGGCACCCTGGAGCGGAAGCAGAACGTCTTCGATGACTTCATCTCCTGCGCCGAGCATTTGATCCACACGGGCATCACCTCGCCCGCGCATCTCGGGATTCAGGGGGGCAGCAACGGTGGCCTGCTGGTGGGCGCGTGCATGACGCAGCGCCCGGACCTGTTCGCTGCTGCTGTGCCTCAGGTGGGGGTACTGGACATGCTGCGCTACCAGCACTTCACCATCGGCTGGGCCTGGGCTTCGGACTACGGGCGCTCGGACGATCCCCAGATGCTCGAAACCCTGCTGGGCTACTCGCCGCTGCACAACCTCAGGGAAGGCGCCGCTTACCCCGCCACGCTCATCACCACCGGGGACCACGACGACCGCGTGGTGCCCGCCCACTCCTTCAAGTTCGCCGCTGAGTTGCAGCGCGTCCATGTGGGCGAGGCTCCGGTGCTCATTCGCATTCAGACCCGTGCCGGACATGGAGCTGGAATGCCGACCTCCCTCGCGATCGCCGAGGCGGCCGACGTGTGGGCCTTTCTGGAGGGCCGCCTGAAAGGCTGA